A window of the Ipomoea triloba cultivar NCNSP0323 chromosome 14, ASM357664v1 genome harbors these coding sequences:
- the LOC116004585 gene encoding dnaJ protein homolog has protein sequence MFGRGAKKSDNTRYYDILGVSKNAGVDEIKKAYRKAAIKNHPDKGGDPEKFKELAQAYEVLSDPEKREIYDEYGEDALKEGMGGGAGTHDPFDIFQSFFGGGNPFGGGSGGRGRRQRRGEDVIHPLKVSLEEMYSGTTKKLSLSRNVICSKCNGKGSKSGSSMKCGGCQGSGMKVTIRQLGPSMIQQMQQPCNECKGTGETISDKDRCPQCKGDKVVPEKKVLEVHVEKGMQNGQKITFPGEADEAPDMITGDIVFVLQQKEHPKFKRKGDDLFVDHTLTLTEALCGFQFILTHLDGRQLLIKSNPGEVVKPDQFKAINDEGMPAYQRPFMKGKLYIHFIVDFPDSLSPEQVKALEAILPPRQKSQYSDMEIDECEETTLHDVNIEEEMRRKRAHQQEAYEEDGDDMHGGAQRVQCAQQ, from the exons ATGTTTGGGAGAGGAGCCAAAAAGAGCGACAACACAAGGTACTATGATATATTGGGCGTTTCCAAGAATGCCGGTGTGGATGAGATCAAGAAGGCTTACCGGAAAGCCGCCATCAAGAACCACCCCGACAAGGGCGGCGATCCTGAAAAG TTTAAGGAGCTAGCTCAAGCTTATGAAGTATTGAGTGATCCAGAGAAGAGAGAGATCTATGATGAGTATGGTGAAGATGCACTGAAAGAAGGAATGGGTGGTGGTGCTGGCACGCATGATCCCTTTGATATCTTCCAATCCTTCTTCGGTGGTGGAAATCCATTCGGAG GTGGCAGTGGGGGCAGAGGCCGGAGGCAAAGGAGAGGAGAAGATGTGATACATCCATTGAAGGTCTCTTTGGAGGAAATGTACAGCGGAACAACCAAGAAGCTATCTCTCTCGCGCAATGTAATTTGTTCCAAGTGCAATGG aaaagggtcaaaatctgGATCTTCAATGAAGTGTGGAGGGTGTCAAGGATCTGGGATGAAGGTCACTATAAGACAGCTTGGCCCCTCTATGATCCAGCAAATGCAGCAGCCTTGCAATGAATGCAAGGGGACAGGAGAAACCATCAGTGACAAAGACCGATGCCCTCAGTGCAAAGGCGACAAGGTTGTCCCAGAAAAGAAGGTTCTTGAAGTTCATGTCGAAAAGGGGATGCAAAATGGACAGAAGATTACATTCCCTGGAGAGGCAGATGAAGCT CCTGATATGATAACCGGAGATATAGTGTTTGTTCTTCAGCAGAAagaacatcctaagttcaagaGAAAGGGCGACGATCTGTTTGTGGATCACACGCTGACACTCACTGAGGCGTTGTGTGGCTTCCAGTTCATACTCACACACTTGGATGGAAGACAACTCCTGATTAAATCAAATCCAGGAGAAGTTGTCAAACCTG ATCAGTTCAAAGCAATCAATGATGAAGGAATGCCAGCATACCAGAGGCCATTCATGAAAGGAAAACTGTATATTCATTTCATTGTGGACTTCCCAGACTCCCTCAGCCCAGAACAGGTTAAGGCACTGGAGGCCATCCTGCCACCAAGGCAAAAGTCACAGTACTCGGACATGGAAATCGACGAATGCGAGGAGACCACCTTGCACGATGTTAACATCGAGGAGGAGATGCGGCGAAAGCGGGCCCACCAGCAGGAGGCATATGAAGAGGATGGTGATGATATGCATGGTGGAGCCCAGAGAGTACAATGTGCTCAGCAGTAA
- the LOC116004586 gene encoding probable receptor-like protein kinase At1g49730, with the protein MDPLTLKIRLFFLHWIHCRSHPSSVSLVKHFSYKDIKRATDGFRRILDTSSNGGVAYRARFQNGQVAFVKEIKILDDQDDDVFFGEVRLLARLHHRHIVALRGFSSGPKRFLVFESTENGSLKDHLSDPLKTPLNWRTRLQIAIGIAAALEYLHFFCDPPLYLATISSSTIMLDENFTAKLADISLLCPVGSDTMLPESSCSKVCRGERCKNLVFQLGVLILELITGQSAEDGGGDLVKWVQESRFRTSIYKMLDPDLGDEYDSQELKGLLTVARLCIKSANKPAVKTSQILWYLQNKIRITQDVVQ; encoded by the exons ATGGACCCTTTGACTCTCAAGATCAGGCTGTTCTTCCTCCACTGGATTCACTGCAGATCTCACCCCA GTTCAGTGTCCTTAGTCAAGCACTTTTCATACAAGGATATAAAGAGAGCCACTGACGGATTTAGAAGAATCCTTGATACCTCTTCCAATGGGGGGGTGGCATATAGAGCTAGGTTTCAGAATGGCCAGGTTGCTTTTGTTAAAGAAATCAAAATTCTTGATGATCAAGACGACGATGTGTTCTTTGGTGAAGTTCGGCTCCTTGCGCGTTTGCATCATCGCCACATTGTTGCTCTTAGGGGTTTCTCGAGTGGACCTAAGAG GTTTCTGGTGTTTGAAAGTACGGAGAATGGAAGTCTGAAGGATCACCTGTCCG ACCCTTTGAAGACTCCATTAAACTGGAGAACAAGGTTGCAGATAGCCATTGGCATAGCTGCTGCTTTG GAATACTTGCATTTCTTCTGTGATCCCCCGCTCTACCTCGCTACCATCAGTTCAAGTACCATTATGTTGGACGAGAACTTCACCGCAAAA CTTGCTGATATCAGCCTCCTTTGTCCTGTTGGAAGTGACACAATGCTGCCAGAATCATCATGCTCAAAAG TATGTAGGGGTGAGAGATGCAAGAACTTGGTTTTCCAGCTGGGAGTGCTGATCCTGGAGCTAATCACTGGGCAATCTGCAGAAGATGGGGGTGGCGATTTAGTGAAGTGGGTACAAGAATCTCGATTCAGAACATCAATATACAAAATGTTGGATCCTGATCTTGGAGATGAGTATGATTCCCAGGAGCTCAAAGGTCTTCTAACAGTGGCAAGATTGTGTATAAAATCTGCTAACAAGCCAGCAGTAAAGACATCCCAGATTTTATGGTACCTCCAAAACAAAATAAGGATCACCCAAGATGTTGTCCAATAG